A window of Taeniopygia guttata chromosome 14, bTaeGut7.mat, whole genome shotgun sequence contains these coding sequences:
- the ARHGAP17 gene encoding rho GTPase-activating protein 17 isoform X4 has translation MKKQFNRMKQLANQTVGRAERTEVLSEDLLQIERRLDAVRSVCHLAQKRLIACLQGQHGTDPDKRHKKLPLTALAQNMQEGSIQLSDETLLGKMLDTCGDAENKLAMELSQHEVQIEREVLDPLCQLTETEIPNIQKQRKQLAKLVLDWDSARGRYNQAHKTSGTNFQVHPSKIESLKEEMDEAGNKVEQCKDQLAADMYSFVSKEGEYARCFVMLLEAQADYHRKALAVIEKVLPEIQAHQDKWTEKPAFGTPLEEHLKRSGREIAVPIEACVMMLLETGMREEGLFRIAAGASKLKKLKAALDCSTSQLDEFYSDPHAVAGALKSYLRELPEPLMTYSLYEEWTQAANIQDQDKKLQELWRICNRLPEHYRVNFRYLIKFLAKLAQNSDVNKMTPSNIAIVLGPNLLWAKNEGSLAEMAAATSVHVVAVIEPIIQHADWFFPGDEDFNVSGAFVAVPAVNSNHLSHTGNDYECGTLERKRPLSMTVMEGDLLKKESASKCKDSSSAATPPPVRNGGQAGPAPGQAGASTSQLGVSQPQNAAGPSPHALRRAVKKPAPAPPKPANPPPGQPGSQSSSPAAQPPSVSPKPPARSSSPPAQHANQGAAQTSSPCQVSAPRRYSSSLSPLQAPSHPPPQPPAQATPPLQPRGSSQACPGEQGPEQPPPQTPTPPDTPPLGKHAVPPEPCPVPQPGTLPRPRPVPKPRNRPSVPPPPHPPSQPPADPTHTASKIVTDSNPSIAEPLANPPAELPAEPAGRELHNHLLLDMDTDTESTAL, from the exons GGCTGAGAGAACAGAGGTACTCAGTGAAGACCTGTTGCAG ATCGAGAGGCGCCTGGACGCCGTGAGGTCCGTGTGCCACCTGGCCCAGAAGAGGCTGATTGCCTGTCTGCAGGGCCAGCATGGCACAGACCCTGACAAGAGACAC AAAAAACTTCCTCTGACAGCTCTGGCTCAGAACATGCAGGAGGGATCCATCCAGCTGAGTGATGAAACTCTGCTGGG GAAAATGCTGGATACCTGTGGGGATGCAGAGAATAAACTGGCAATGGAGCTCTCCCAGCATGAAGTACAGATTGAGAGAGAAGTTCTAGACCCGCTGTGCCAGCTGACAGAG ACAGAGATCCCCAACATTCAGAAGCAGAGGAAGCAGCTTGCAAAGCTGGTGCTGGACTGGGATTCTGCAAGGGGAAG gtaCAACCAAGCCCACAAGACTTCAGGAACGAATTTCCAAGTGCATCCTTCAAAAATAGAATCTCTTAAGGAAGAGATGGATGAAGCTGGAAATAAAGTAGAACAGTGCAAG GATCAGCTGGCTGCAGACATGTACAGCTTCGTGTCCAAGGAGGGGGAGTACGCCCGCTGCTTCGTCATG TTATTAGAAGCACAAGCAGATTACCATAGAAAAGCATTAGCAGTCATAGAAAAGGTCCTACCCGAAATTCAAGCCCATCAAG ACAAATGGACTGAAAAGCCAGCTTTTGGAACTCCCCTGGAAGAGCATCTGAAGCGCAGCGGGCGGGAAATCGCCGTTCCTATCGAAGCCTGTGTCATGATGCTCCTGGAAACAGGGATGAGAGAGGAG GGCTTGTTCAGAATTGCTGCTGGAGCCTCCAAGTTAAAAAAGCTGAAAGCTGCCCTGGACTGTTCCACGTCCCAGCTGGATGAGTTTTACTCAGATCCCCACGCTGTTGCAG GTGCCCTGAAATCCTATTTGCGGGAGCTGCCAGAGCCTCTCATGACCTACAGCCTGTACGAGGAGTGGACACAAGCTGCAAA tATTCAGGACCAGGATAAGAAGCTCCAGGAGTTATGGAGGATTTGTAACAGATTACCTGAGCATTACCGTGTTAACTTCAG gTATTTAATCAAATTTTTAGCCAAGCTTGCCCAGAACAGTGACGTTAACAAAATGACACCGAGCAACATCGCCATAGTCTTGGGCCCCAACTTGTTGTGGGCAAAGAATGAAGG ATCCCTTGCTGAAATGGCAGCAGCCACCTCGGTGCACGTGGTAGCAGTTATTGAGCCCATTATTCAGCACGCAGACTGGTTCTTCCCTGGAG ATGAGGATTTCAATGTGTCTGGGGCGTTCGTGGCAGTTCCTGCTGTGAATTCCAATCACTTGTCACACACTGGGAATGACTATGAATGTGGGACCCTGGAGAGGAAGAGGCCTCTGAGCATGACAGTGATGGAAGGGGATTTGCTGAAAAAGGAAAG TGCCTCAAAGTGCAAGGACAGCTCGTCCGCAGCCACTCCTCCCCCGGTGAGGAACGGCGgccaggcagggccagccccgGGCCAGGCAGGGGCCAGCACCTCCCAGCTCGGTGTCAGCCAGCCCCAGAACGCTGCTGGTCCCAGTCCCCACGCCCTGAGGAGAG CTGTGAAGAAGCCAGCGCCGGCCCCCCCCAAACCAGCCAATCCCCCCCCGGGGCAGCCAGGGAGCCAAAGCTCTTCCCCGGCTGCTCAGCCACCTTCTGTCTCCCCAAAACCTCCGGCCAGAAGCTCTTCTCCGCCCGCCCAGCACGCCAACCAAGGAGCAGCCCAGACCTCCTCCCCGTGCCAGGTTTCTGCACCCCGGAGATACTCCAGCAGCCTGTCCCCGCTCCAAGCTCCCAGCCACCCGCCCCCGcagcccccagcacaggcaactcctcccctgcagcccaggggcagCAGCCAAGCGTGTCCAGGGGAGCAGGGCCCCGAGCAGCCGCCGCCGCAGACCCCCACGCCGCCCGACACGCCGCCGCTGGGCAAGCACGCCGTGccccccgagccctgcccgGTGCCCCAGCCCGGCACCTTGCCCCGGCCACGGCCCGTGCCCAAGCCCAGGAACAGACCCAGCGTGCCCCCTCCGCCTCACCCTCCCTCGCAGCCGCCTGCAGACCCCACGCACACGGCCTCCAAAATAGTCACAG ACTCTAATCCCAGTATTGCAGAGCCACTCGCAAACCCTCCCGCAGAGCTTCCTGCAGAGCCGGCGGGCAGAGAGCTGCACAACCACCTGCTGCTGGACATGGACACCGACACGGAGAGCACCGCGCTGTGA
- the ARHGAP17 gene encoding rho GTPase-activating protein 17 isoform X1: MKKQFNRMKQLANQTVGRAERTEVLSEDLLQIERRLDAVRSVCHLAQKRLIACLQGQHGTDPDKRHKKLPLTALAQNMQEGSIQLSDETLLGKMLDTCGDAENKLAMELSQHEVQIEREVLDPLCQLTETEIPNIQKQRKQLAKLVLDWDSARGRYNQAHKTSGTNFQVHPSKIESLKEEMDEAGNKVEQCKDQLAADMYSFVSKEGEYARCFVMLLEAQADYHRKALAVIEKVLPEIQAHQDKWTEKPAFGTPLEEHLKRSGREIAVPIEACVMMLLETGMREEGLFRIAAGASKLKKLKAALDCSTSQLDEFYSDPHAVAGALKSYLRELPEPLMTYSLYEEWTQAANIQDQDKKLQELWRICNRLPEHYRVNFRYLIKFLAKLAQNSDVNKMTPSNIAIVLGPNLLWAKNEGSLAEMAAATSVHVVAVIEPIIQHADWFFPGDEDFNVSGAFVAVPAVNSNHLSHTGNDYECGTLERKRPLSMTVMEGDLLKKESFGVKVLELPATPRRCGTVNRKLTSPAFQPPLPPCEPAALPEQHCPAGAEPAAGPGAAPGPTAAPAEQPQPPGAEDASASKCKDSSSAATPPPVRNGGQAGPAPGQAGASTSQLGVSQPQNAAGPSPHALRRAVKKPAPAPPKPANPPPGQPGSQSSSPAAQPPSVSPKPPARSSSPPAQHANQGAAQTSSPCQVSAPRRYSSSLSPLQAPSHPPPQPPAQATPPLQPRGSSQACPGEQGPEQPPPQTPTPPDTPPLGKHAVPPEPCPVPQPGTLPRPRPVPKPRNRPSVPPPPHPPSQPPADPTHTASKIVTDSNPSIAEPLANPPAELPAEPAGRELHNHLLLDMDTDTESTAL; this comes from the exons GGCTGAGAGAACAGAGGTACTCAGTGAAGACCTGTTGCAG ATCGAGAGGCGCCTGGACGCCGTGAGGTCCGTGTGCCACCTGGCCCAGAAGAGGCTGATTGCCTGTCTGCAGGGCCAGCATGGCACAGACCCTGACAAGAGACAC AAAAAACTTCCTCTGACAGCTCTGGCTCAGAACATGCAGGAGGGATCCATCCAGCTGAGTGATGAAACTCTGCTGGG GAAAATGCTGGATACCTGTGGGGATGCAGAGAATAAACTGGCAATGGAGCTCTCCCAGCATGAAGTACAGATTGAGAGAGAAGTTCTAGACCCGCTGTGCCAGCTGACAGAG ACAGAGATCCCCAACATTCAGAAGCAGAGGAAGCAGCTTGCAAAGCTGGTGCTGGACTGGGATTCTGCAAGGGGAAG gtaCAACCAAGCCCACAAGACTTCAGGAACGAATTTCCAAGTGCATCCTTCAAAAATAGAATCTCTTAAGGAAGAGATGGATGAAGCTGGAAATAAAGTAGAACAGTGCAAG GATCAGCTGGCTGCAGACATGTACAGCTTCGTGTCCAAGGAGGGGGAGTACGCCCGCTGCTTCGTCATG TTATTAGAAGCACAAGCAGATTACCATAGAAAAGCATTAGCAGTCATAGAAAAGGTCCTACCCGAAATTCAAGCCCATCAAG ACAAATGGACTGAAAAGCCAGCTTTTGGAACTCCCCTGGAAGAGCATCTGAAGCGCAGCGGGCGGGAAATCGCCGTTCCTATCGAAGCCTGTGTCATGATGCTCCTGGAAACAGGGATGAGAGAGGAG GGCTTGTTCAGAATTGCTGCTGGAGCCTCCAAGTTAAAAAAGCTGAAAGCTGCCCTGGACTGTTCCACGTCCCAGCTGGATGAGTTTTACTCAGATCCCCACGCTGTTGCAG GTGCCCTGAAATCCTATTTGCGGGAGCTGCCAGAGCCTCTCATGACCTACAGCCTGTACGAGGAGTGGACACAAGCTGCAAA tATTCAGGACCAGGATAAGAAGCTCCAGGAGTTATGGAGGATTTGTAACAGATTACCTGAGCATTACCGTGTTAACTTCAG gTATTTAATCAAATTTTTAGCCAAGCTTGCCCAGAACAGTGACGTTAACAAAATGACACCGAGCAACATCGCCATAGTCTTGGGCCCCAACTTGTTGTGGGCAAAGAATGAAGG ATCCCTTGCTGAAATGGCAGCAGCCACCTCGGTGCACGTGGTAGCAGTTATTGAGCCCATTATTCAGCACGCAGACTGGTTCTTCCCTGGAG ATGAGGATTTCAATGTGTCTGGGGCGTTCGTGGCAGTTCCTGCTGTGAATTCCAATCACTTGTCACACACTGGGAATGACTATGAATGTGGGACCCTGGAGAGGAAGAGGCCTCTGAGCATGACAGTGATGGAAGGGGATTTGCTGAAAAAGGAAAG CTTTGGTGTgaaggtgctggagctgcccgcGACCCCGCGGCGATGTGGCACTGTAAACAGAAAGCTCACATCGCCCGCCTTCcagccgccgctgccgccctgcgagcccgcggcgctgcccgagcagcactgcccagccggggctgagcctgctgccggccccggggctgctcctggccccACGGCCGCCCCCGCcgagcagccccagcctccgGGCGCTGAGGATGCCAG TGCCTCAAAGTGCAAGGACAGCTCGTCCGCAGCCACTCCTCCCCCGGTGAGGAACGGCGgccaggcagggccagccccgGGCCAGGCAGGGGCCAGCACCTCCCAGCTCGGTGTCAGCCAGCCCCAGAACGCTGCTGGTCCCAGTCCCCACGCCCTGAGGAGAG CTGTGAAGAAGCCAGCGCCGGCCCCCCCCAAACCAGCCAATCCCCCCCCGGGGCAGCCAGGGAGCCAAAGCTCTTCCCCGGCTGCTCAGCCACCTTCTGTCTCCCCAAAACCTCCGGCCAGAAGCTCTTCTCCGCCCGCCCAGCACGCCAACCAAGGAGCAGCCCAGACCTCCTCCCCGTGCCAGGTTTCTGCACCCCGGAGATACTCCAGCAGCCTGTCCCCGCTCCAAGCTCCCAGCCACCCGCCCCCGcagcccccagcacaggcaactcctcccctgcagcccaggggcagCAGCCAAGCGTGTCCAGGGGAGCAGGGCCCCGAGCAGCCGCCGCCGCAGACCCCCACGCCGCCCGACACGCCGCCGCTGGGCAAGCACGCCGTGccccccgagccctgcccgGTGCCCCAGCCCGGCACCTTGCCCCGGCCACGGCCCGTGCCCAAGCCCAGGAACAGACCCAGCGTGCCCCCTCCGCCTCACCCTCCCTCGCAGCCGCCTGCAGACCCCACGCACACGGCCTCCAAAATAGTCACAG ACTCTAATCCCAGTATTGCAGAGCCACTCGCAAACCCTCCCGCAGAGCTTCCTGCAGAGCCGGCGGGCAGAGAGCTGCACAACCACCTGCTGCTGGACATGGACACCGACACGGAGAGCACCGCGCTGTGA
- the ARHGAP17 gene encoding rho GTPase-activating protein 17 isoform X5 has translation MQEGSIQLSDETLLGKMLDTCGDAENKLAMELSQHEVQIEREVLDPLCQLTETEIPNIQKQRKQLAKLVLDWDSARGRYNQAHKTSGTNFQVHPSKIESLKEEMDEAGNKVEQCKDQLAADMYSFVSKEGEYARCFVMLLEAQADYHRKALAVIEKVLPEIQAHQDKWTEKPAFGTPLEEHLKRSGREIAVPIEACVMMLLETGMREEGLFRIAAGASKLKKLKAALDCSTSQLDEFYSDPHAVAGALKSYLRELPEPLMTYSLYEEWTQAANIQDQDKKLQELWRICNRLPEHYRVNFRYLIKFLAKLAQNSDVNKMTPSNIAIVLGPNLLWAKNEGSLAEMAAATSVHVVAVIEPIIQHADWFFPGDEDFNVSGAFVAVPAVNSNHLSHTGNDYECGTLERKRPLSMTVMEGDLLKKESFGVKVLELPATPRRCGTVNRKLTSPAFQPPLPPCEPAALPEQHCPAGAEPAAGPGAAPGPTAAPAEQPQPPGAEDASASKCKDSSSAATPPPVRNGGQAGPAPGQAGASTSQLGVSQPQNAAGPSPHALRRAVKKPAPAPPKPANPPPGQPGSQSSSPAAQPPSVSPKPPARSSSPPAQHANQGAAQTSSPCQVSAPRRYSSSLSPLQAPSHPPPQPPAQATPPLQPRGSSQACPGEQGPEQPPPQTPTPPDTPPLGKHAVPPEPCPVPQPGTLPRPRPVPKPRNRPSVPPPPHPPSQPPADPTHTASKIVTDSNPSIAEPLANPPAELPAEPAGRELHNHLLLDMDTDTESTAL, from the exons ATGCAGGAGGGATCCATCCAGCTGAGTGATGAAACTCTGCTGGG GAAAATGCTGGATACCTGTGGGGATGCAGAGAATAAACTGGCAATGGAGCTCTCCCAGCATGAAGTACAGATTGAGAGAGAAGTTCTAGACCCGCTGTGCCAGCTGACAGAG ACAGAGATCCCCAACATTCAGAAGCAGAGGAAGCAGCTTGCAAAGCTGGTGCTGGACTGGGATTCTGCAAGGGGAAG gtaCAACCAAGCCCACAAGACTTCAGGAACGAATTTCCAAGTGCATCCTTCAAAAATAGAATCTCTTAAGGAAGAGATGGATGAAGCTGGAAATAAAGTAGAACAGTGCAAG GATCAGCTGGCTGCAGACATGTACAGCTTCGTGTCCAAGGAGGGGGAGTACGCCCGCTGCTTCGTCATG TTATTAGAAGCACAAGCAGATTACCATAGAAAAGCATTAGCAGTCATAGAAAAGGTCCTACCCGAAATTCAAGCCCATCAAG ACAAATGGACTGAAAAGCCAGCTTTTGGAACTCCCCTGGAAGAGCATCTGAAGCGCAGCGGGCGGGAAATCGCCGTTCCTATCGAAGCCTGTGTCATGATGCTCCTGGAAACAGGGATGAGAGAGGAG GGCTTGTTCAGAATTGCTGCTGGAGCCTCCAAGTTAAAAAAGCTGAAAGCTGCCCTGGACTGTTCCACGTCCCAGCTGGATGAGTTTTACTCAGATCCCCACGCTGTTGCAG GTGCCCTGAAATCCTATTTGCGGGAGCTGCCAGAGCCTCTCATGACCTACAGCCTGTACGAGGAGTGGACACAAGCTGCAAA tATTCAGGACCAGGATAAGAAGCTCCAGGAGTTATGGAGGATTTGTAACAGATTACCTGAGCATTACCGTGTTAACTTCAG gTATTTAATCAAATTTTTAGCCAAGCTTGCCCAGAACAGTGACGTTAACAAAATGACACCGAGCAACATCGCCATAGTCTTGGGCCCCAACTTGTTGTGGGCAAAGAATGAAGG ATCCCTTGCTGAAATGGCAGCAGCCACCTCGGTGCACGTGGTAGCAGTTATTGAGCCCATTATTCAGCACGCAGACTGGTTCTTCCCTGGAG ATGAGGATTTCAATGTGTCTGGGGCGTTCGTGGCAGTTCCTGCTGTGAATTCCAATCACTTGTCACACACTGGGAATGACTATGAATGTGGGACCCTGGAGAGGAAGAGGCCTCTGAGCATGACAGTGATGGAAGGGGATTTGCTGAAAAAGGAAAG CTTTGGTGTgaaggtgctggagctgcccgcGACCCCGCGGCGATGTGGCACTGTAAACAGAAAGCTCACATCGCCCGCCTTCcagccgccgctgccgccctgcgagcccgcggcgctgcccgagcagcactgcccagccggggctgagcctgctgccggccccggggctgctcctggccccACGGCCGCCCCCGCcgagcagccccagcctccgGGCGCTGAGGATGCCAG TGCCTCAAAGTGCAAGGACAGCTCGTCCGCAGCCACTCCTCCCCCGGTGAGGAACGGCGgccaggcagggccagccccgGGCCAGGCAGGGGCCAGCACCTCCCAGCTCGGTGTCAGCCAGCCCCAGAACGCTGCTGGTCCCAGTCCCCACGCCCTGAGGAGAG CTGTGAAGAAGCCAGCGCCGGCCCCCCCCAAACCAGCCAATCCCCCCCCGGGGCAGCCAGGGAGCCAAAGCTCTTCCCCGGCTGCTCAGCCACCTTCTGTCTCCCCAAAACCTCCGGCCAGAAGCTCTTCTCCGCCCGCCCAGCACGCCAACCAAGGAGCAGCCCAGACCTCCTCCCCGTGCCAGGTTTCTGCACCCCGGAGATACTCCAGCAGCCTGTCCCCGCTCCAAGCTCCCAGCCACCCGCCCCCGcagcccccagcacaggcaactcctcccctgcagcccaggggcagCAGCCAAGCGTGTCCAGGGGAGCAGGGCCCCGAGCAGCCGCCGCCGCAGACCCCCACGCCGCCCGACACGCCGCCGCTGGGCAAGCACGCCGTGccccccgagccctgcccgGTGCCCCAGCCCGGCACCTTGCCCCGGCCACGGCCCGTGCCCAAGCCCAGGAACAGACCCAGCGTGCCCCCTCCGCCTCACCCTCCCTCGCAGCCGCCTGCAGACCCCACGCACACGGCCTCCAAAATAGTCACAG ACTCTAATCCCAGTATTGCAGAGCCACTCGCAAACCCTCCCGCAGAGCTTCCTGCAGAGCCGGCGGGCAGAGAGCTGCACAACCACCTGCTGCTGGACATGGACACCGACACGGAGAGCACCGCGCTGTGA
- the ARHGAP17 gene encoding rho GTPase-activating protein 17 isoform X3, whose protein sequence is MKKQFNRMKQLANQTVGRAERTEVLSEDLLQIERRLDAVRSVCHLAQKRLIACLQGQHGTDPDKRHKKLPLTALAQNMQEGSIQLSDETLLGKMLDTCGDAENKLAMELSQHEVQIEREVLDPLCQLTETEIPNIQKQRKQLAKLVLDWDSARGRYNQAHKTSGTNFQVHPSKIESLKEEMDEAGNKVEQCKDQLAADMYSFVSKEGEYARCFVMLLEAQADYHRKALAVIEKVLPEIQAHQDKWTEKPAFGTPLEEHLKRSGREIAVPIEACVMMLLETGMREEGLFRIAAGASKLKKLKAALDCSTSQLDEFYSDPHAVAGALKSYLRELPEPLMTYSLYEEWTQAANIQDQDKKLQELWRICNRLPEHYRVNFRYLIKFLAKLAQNSDVNKMTPSNIAIVLGPNLLWAKNEGSLAEMAAATSVHVVAVIEPIIQHADWFFPGDEDFNVSGAFVAVPAVNSNHLSHTGNDYECGTLERKRPLSMTVMEGDLLKKESFGVKVLELPATPRRCGTVNRKLTSPAFQPPLPPCEPAALPEQHCPAGAEPAAGPGAAPGPTAAPAEQPQPPGAEDASASKCKDSSSAATPPPVRNGGQAGPAPGQAGASTSQLGVSQPQNAAGPSPHALRRAVKKPAPAPPKPANPPPGQPGSQSSSPAAQPPSVSPKPPARSSSPPAQHANQGAAQTSSPCQVSAPRRYSSSLSPLQAPSHPPPQPPAQATPPLQPRGSSQACPGEQGPEQPPPQTPTPPDTPPLGKHAVPPEPCPVPQPGTLPRPRPVPKPRNRPSVPPPPHPPSQPPADPTHTASKIVTDV, encoded by the exons GGCTGAGAGAACAGAGGTACTCAGTGAAGACCTGTTGCAG ATCGAGAGGCGCCTGGACGCCGTGAGGTCCGTGTGCCACCTGGCCCAGAAGAGGCTGATTGCCTGTCTGCAGGGCCAGCATGGCACAGACCCTGACAAGAGACAC AAAAAACTTCCTCTGACAGCTCTGGCTCAGAACATGCAGGAGGGATCCATCCAGCTGAGTGATGAAACTCTGCTGGG GAAAATGCTGGATACCTGTGGGGATGCAGAGAATAAACTGGCAATGGAGCTCTCCCAGCATGAAGTACAGATTGAGAGAGAAGTTCTAGACCCGCTGTGCCAGCTGACAGAG ACAGAGATCCCCAACATTCAGAAGCAGAGGAAGCAGCTTGCAAAGCTGGTGCTGGACTGGGATTCTGCAAGGGGAAG gtaCAACCAAGCCCACAAGACTTCAGGAACGAATTTCCAAGTGCATCCTTCAAAAATAGAATCTCTTAAGGAAGAGATGGATGAAGCTGGAAATAAAGTAGAACAGTGCAAG GATCAGCTGGCTGCAGACATGTACAGCTTCGTGTCCAAGGAGGGGGAGTACGCCCGCTGCTTCGTCATG TTATTAGAAGCACAAGCAGATTACCATAGAAAAGCATTAGCAGTCATAGAAAAGGTCCTACCCGAAATTCAAGCCCATCAAG ACAAATGGACTGAAAAGCCAGCTTTTGGAACTCCCCTGGAAGAGCATCTGAAGCGCAGCGGGCGGGAAATCGCCGTTCCTATCGAAGCCTGTGTCATGATGCTCCTGGAAACAGGGATGAGAGAGGAG GGCTTGTTCAGAATTGCTGCTGGAGCCTCCAAGTTAAAAAAGCTGAAAGCTGCCCTGGACTGTTCCACGTCCCAGCTGGATGAGTTTTACTCAGATCCCCACGCTGTTGCAG GTGCCCTGAAATCCTATTTGCGGGAGCTGCCAGAGCCTCTCATGACCTACAGCCTGTACGAGGAGTGGACACAAGCTGCAAA tATTCAGGACCAGGATAAGAAGCTCCAGGAGTTATGGAGGATTTGTAACAGATTACCTGAGCATTACCGTGTTAACTTCAG gTATTTAATCAAATTTTTAGCCAAGCTTGCCCAGAACAGTGACGTTAACAAAATGACACCGAGCAACATCGCCATAGTCTTGGGCCCCAACTTGTTGTGGGCAAAGAATGAAGG ATCCCTTGCTGAAATGGCAGCAGCCACCTCGGTGCACGTGGTAGCAGTTATTGAGCCCATTATTCAGCACGCAGACTGGTTCTTCCCTGGAG ATGAGGATTTCAATGTGTCTGGGGCGTTCGTGGCAGTTCCTGCTGTGAATTCCAATCACTTGTCACACACTGGGAATGACTATGAATGTGGGACCCTGGAGAGGAAGAGGCCTCTGAGCATGACAGTGATGGAAGGGGATTTGCTGAAAAAGGAAAG CTTTGGTGTgaaggtgctggagctgcccgcGACCCCGCGGCGATGTGGCACTGTAAACAGAAAGCTCACATCGCCCGCCTTCcagccgccgctgccgccctgcgagcccgcggcgctgcccgagcagcactgcccagccggggctgagcctgctgccggccccggggctgctcctggccccACGGCCGCCCCCGCcgagcagccccagcctccgGGCGCTGAGGATGCCAG TGCCTCAAAGTGCAAGGACAGCTCGTCCGCAGCCACTCCTCCCCCGGTGAGGAACGGCGgccaggcagggccagccccgGGCCAGGCAGGGGCCAGCACCTCCCAGCTCGGTGTCAGCCAGCCCCAGAACGCTGCTGGTCCCAGTCCCCACGCCCTGAGGAGAG CTGTGAAGAAGCCAGCGCCGGCCCCCCCCAAACCAGCCAATCCCCCCCCGGGGCAGCCAGGGAGCCAAAGCTCTTCCCCGGCTGCTCAGCCACCTTCTGTCTCCCCAAAACCTCCGGCCAGAAGCTCTTCTCCGCCCGCCCAGCACGCCAACCAAGGAGCAGCCCAGACCTCCTCCCCGTGCCAGGTTTCTGCACCCCGGAGATACTCCAGCAGCCTGTCCCCGCTCCAAGCTCCCAGCCACCCGCCCCCGcagcccccagcacaggcaactcctcccctgcagcccaggggcagCAGCCAAGCGTGTCCAGGGGAGCAGGGCCCCGAGCAGCCGCCGCCGCAGACCCCCACGCCGCCCGACACGCCGCCGCTGGGCAAGCACGCCGTGccccccgagccctgcccgGTGCCCCAGCCCGGCACCTTGCCCCGGCCACGGCCCGTGCCCAAGCCCAGGAACAGACCCAGCGTGCCCCCTCCGCCTCACCCTCCCTCGCAGCCGCCTGCAGACCCCACGCACACGGCCTCCAAAATAGTCACAG ATGTTTGA